The following are from one region of the Nicotiana tabacum cultivar K326 chromosome 3, ASM71507v2, whole genome shotgun sequence genome:
- the LOC142179452 gene encoding uncharacterized protein LOC142179452 has protein sequence MVHEEMTQRVKSLEQRLKNMQGLAGQKSVAFKDLCMFPDVHLPPGFNTPKVEKYDGHGDPITHLKRYCNQLRGAGRNEELLMAYFGESLTRVASEWFLDQDTSRLYVWNDMAQAFVNQFQYNIDIAPHRISLSNLKKKPSESFREYAIKWKEQATRVKPPMDDHELITVFLQAQEPDYFQNMMSVVGKSFSEAIKMGEMVENGLKTCKIISQAVFKAATQAVRVESDNFSDTNEKFEEIMMTSGSRRGPRRTSRRHEQPPQVFHDSPKQYYPPQNPQYSVGPPQYIVQTPKHPRRRARASRNLQQPPQNFQMPYNPHPSQRYKGEQRLKDNFTPIGESYARLFEKLKHYDMIAPIPPNHVDQRARNFEPSKRCEYHSNAQGNNVESCRDLEREIERMIQENLIVIQDSDTQNIAQNPLPAHDDAHFVGVMRGDREYENPLGNSLIEVNDFEIGEGSTDSDEQICG, from the coding sequence atggtacatgaagaaatgacccaacgagtgaaaagcttagaacaacggttgaaaaacatgcaagggttggcaggtcaaaagagtgttgccttcaaagatctatgtatgttccccgatgtccacttgccgcctggtttcaataCTCCCAAagttgaaaagtatgatggacatggagaccccataacccacctgaaaaggtattgcaatcaactgagaggtgcgggaagaaacgaagaattgctgatggcttattttggggaaagccttacgagagtagcatccgaatggtttttggatcaagacacatctcgctTGTACGTCTggaatgacatggcacaggcctttgtcaatcagttccaatacaacatcgacattgccccacaccgcatttccctttcaaacctgaagaagaaaccaagtgaaagttttagggaatatgccattaaatggaaaGAGCAAGCaactcgagttaagccacccatggatgaccacgagctaatcactgtcttccttcaagcgcaagagccagattactttcaaaacatgatgtccgtagttggcaaatccttctcggaagcaatcaaaatgggagaaatggtagagaatggtcttaagacatgcaaaattataagtcaagcagtttttaaagccgcaactcaggctgtccgggttgaatctgataattttagcgacacaaatgagaagtttgaagaaatcatgatgacatcagggtcgagaagaggtcccaggagaacatctcgaaggcatgagcagcctcctcaagttttccatgactcccctaagcagtattatccacctcaaaaccctcaatactctgtcgGTCCACCTCAGTATATTGTCCAGACACCAAAACatcccagaaggcgagcacgagcatcacgaaATCTCcaacagcctccacaaaattttcagatgccctataacccacatccaagccagaggtataaaggggaacaaaggttgaaagataattttacaccaataggagagtcctatgcaagattatttgagaagttaaagcattatgacatgattgcacctattcctccaaatcatgtggaccaaCGTGCGAGAAACTTTGagccttctaaaaggtgtgaatatcattccaatgcccaggggaacaatgttgaaagctgtcgggatttggaaagagaaatagaaaggatgatccaggaaaacctgattgtgatccaagacagtgacacccagaatatcgcacagaatcctttacctgcacatgatgatgcacactttgtgggggtgatgcgtggtgacagggagtatgagaatcctctcggaaATTCGCTAATTgaagttaatgattttgaaattggagaaggctctactgattctgatgagcaaatttgtggctaa